In Spirosoma sp. KUDC1026, the sequence AATGGACTAGTACTGGCCTGGGCTACCCAGACCCGAAAAATATTCATCGCCACGGGCTATGGCCTGGAAGGGGCTATACCCGATGCTATTGCTAAGCGAATCATCTCCAACAAGATTGTACCAGCCTTTAAGCAGGAGCAGTATTACGCTGGTCTCGATGCGGCTACAACGGAGATCATCCAGCGTGCCCAGGGCGAATACAAGGCCGAACCCCGTGAGAAATCAGACGGCGGTGGATCGAGCATCTTTTTTATAATCATTATCGTCATGATCGTGGTCTTTTTCATTTCCCGACGAAATGGTGGGGGCGGACGCAACAATAGGAATCGGGGCGGAGGTTTCTTTCCACCTGTCTTTTTTCCAACATCAACCTACTCTGGCTGGGGAAGCTCCGGCGGTGGAGGTGGTGGTTTTGGGGGCGGTGGCGGAAGTGATTTCGGCGGCTTCGGTGGGGGTAGCTTCGGCGGTGGTGGCGCCGGGGGGAATTATTAAAAGTTGTGCAACTGGCTAAGCTAATTTTTGCCTGACTGTTTCGACAAATTCGGCAGAAACGCCAGTGATAGCTGCAATTTTATCGTTATCAAAATCTGTCTGATGAAGAAGGTTAGCAATAATGGTTTCTTTCGCCTGATTTTTTCCCTCTTCAATTCTTTTCTGCTCGTTCTTAATGGCCAGTGCGTTGGCTGAGAGAGTCATCTCGTAAAACAGGCGGTTTTCGGGCGTCATTGCGCGCGTGTCCAGTTCTTTAATAGCTATGTCCAGCCACTCTTCCGTCCAGAATTGAGGAAACTGAGTAGGTGTATTAGTTGTGTCGAGTGTTTTCAT encodes:
- a CDS encoding TPM domain-containing protein — encoded protein: MNRSVSTFRGFRSTAWPVLLVLLLLAFRLQAQVSSADSVIPNRPNPPRLVNDLVGILSRSDRAQLEQKLRLYNDSTSTQITIVIVRDTDPYPIGDFAFQVGRKWGVGQKGKNNGLVLAWATQTRKIFIATGYGLEGAIPDAIAKRIISNKIVPAFKQEQYYAGLDAATTEIIQRAQGEYKAEPREKSDGGGSSIFFIIIIVMIVVFFISRRNGGGGRNNRNRGGGFFPPVFFPTSTYSGWGSSGGGGGGFGGGGGSDFGGFGGGSFGGGGAGGNY